The following coding sequences lie in one Primulina huaijiensis isolate GDHJ02 chromosome 2, ASM1229523v2, whole genome shotgun sequence genomic window:
- the LOC140971365 gene encoding blue copper protein-like — MARLGISNIIFMTLVVMAMFHKSLAQTTHVVGDALGWTFPPGGEVAYRTWAGTQNFAVGDVLVFNFTTGSHDVAEVTKDSFDSCNGNNPISSSTDGPANITLTSSGEHHFICTFTGHCGAGMKLSINVVSSPAVSPAPSPTATTTPPPVATPAPAPAPARAAVTYTVGDNLGWTVPPGGSVAYQTWARGKNFLVGDILVFNFPTNRHDVVEVTKDEYDSCNTSSTAIITTGPARITLNSSGEHYYICTIPGHCPAGQKLAINVTAGGATTTPPVSPSTPSSTPPSGSTTAPPPPDSSAPSLAVATLPLTFLAVAYAVLYN; from the exons ATGGCAAGATTAGGCATTTCTAACATTATTTTCATGACATTAGTTGTCATGGCAATGTTTCATAAGTCGTTGGCTCAAACCACACATGTGGTGGGTGACGCGTTGGGATGGACCTTTCCGCCCGGTGGAGAAGTAGCGTATCGCACTTGGGCCGGCACACAAAATTTTGCAGTCGGAGATGTGCTTG TATTCAATTTCACAACAGGATCACATGATGTAGCAGAGGTGACCAAGGATTCATTTGATTCATGCAATGGAAACAACCCAATCTCCAGTTCTACCGATGGACCGGCTAATATCACTTTGACCTCTTCCGGGGAACACCACTTCATTTGCACCTTCACAGGTCACTGTGGTGCTGGTATGAAGTTGTCTATCAATGTGGTCAGCTCTCCCGCTGTCTCCCCCGCCCCATCACCGACGGCAACGACTACCCCTCCACCAGTGGCTACGCCAGCACCAGCACCAGCACCGGCTAGAGCTGCGGTGACTTACACTGTGGGAGATAACCTTGGATGGACTGTTCCTCCTGGTGGTTCAGTTGCTTACCAAACATGGGCTAGGGGCAAGAATTTTTTGGTCGGAGACATTCTAG TATTCAACTTTCCAACTAATCGGCATGACGTGGTTGAAGTTACCAAGGATGAATACGACTCATGCAACACATCCTCCACCGCCATCATAACCACCGGCCCCGCCAGGATCACCCTCAACTCCTCCGGGGAGCACTATTACATCTGCACCATCCCGGGGCACTGCCCAGCAGGTCAGAAGCTAGCCATCAACGTCACAGCCGGCGGCGCCACCACCACTCCTCCCGTTTCTCCTTCCACACCATCGAGCACACCGCCCTCCGGAAGCACCACGGCTCCACCTCCACCAGACAGCTCCGCCCCATCTCTCGCCGTCGCAACCTTGCCCTTGACTTTCTTGGCCGTTGCCTACGCAGTTTTGTACAACTAG